From a region of the Gordonia sp. PP30 genome:
- a CDS encoding LuxR C-terminal-related transcriptional regulator produces the protein MTCTQIAQPETYAQILELVGAAGTGLHLVAITRHEPPWPLHRMRLDGILDQIGLDQLQFSEESAAELFHSLGLPMSRDDVALLTSRTEGWAAGLRLAAIGLREAPDRHEFAVTLSGRSGHIADYLIREISSRIPPLWHEFLNRICVVDEVSPNLAVALGGGPDSGALLERMAGANAFVYQVGTTGRYRLHPLLLDFLRSRRTPAQLAEMHSVAARWYVDNDQPLTALTHLTAGGEWATAGDLMVRHVASWTVCRSPIDFAALLEPIPREALLIEPGLAAGVAAARTMSGVADGVDELVEAAKAGIPRTVGAYRRRLKLLLDLVELGRRRWAGDLQSVLDASLEIPYSPAELAELGFTDWASMRNLLIANEGLCRLWLGEHDAADATLRSAVSDDLGRPIVLPILNARAHLALLQWSRGELTSAKELAEDVTDQGGAAGLTHSAQLAAAYTALAGVAFDRDFHDEADRWLDLASSAVAEPHLSFAVAVLRARLEWVRGDLAGVRSTLEGALAAIRRISTPPPQIAGAEAYYTALVATGVHTPRSHRPVRERSREQIPAAPLGSLRHRVDQLLTAVDQTPAPDAALPVLEEALVLAADDELRRPFLDRATRLRTLLTQRIAVGTQAAEFAHDLLARTAGHAAATTDPARGLFVPLSERELNVLQYLVGTMTTAEIAGALYVSVNTVKTHQRSIYQKLGASGRREAVAQARRLGFF, from the coding sequence ATGACCTGCACCCAGATCGCCCAGCCGGAGACCTATGCGCAGATCCTCGAACTCGTCGGCGCCGCCGGAACGGGCCTGCACCTGGTGGCGATCACCCGGCACGAACCGCCGTGGCCACTGCACCGCATGCGTCTCGACGGCATCCTCGACCAGATCGGCCTCGACCAGCTCCAATTCTCCGAAGAATCCGCAGCGGAACTGTTCCACTCGCTCGGCCTGCCGATGAGTCGCGACGACGTCGCCCTGCTCACCAGCCGCACCGAGGGCTGGGCCGCCGGGCTCCGGCTCGCAGCGATCGGTCTGCGCGAGGCACCGGACCGCCACGAGTTCGCCGTCACCCTGTCCGGGCGCAGCGGGCACATCGCCGACTATCTGATCCGCGAGATCAGCTCGCGGATTCCACCTCTTTGGCACGAATTCCTGAACCGCATCTGCGTCGTCGACGAGGTGTCACCCAACCTGGCCGTAGCCCTGGGTGGCGGCCCGGACAGCGGCGCACTCCTCGAACGGATGGCCGGCGCCAACGCGTTCGTCTACCAAGTCGGCACGACAGGCCGATACCGCCTACACCCGCTGCTGCTGGACTTCCTGCGTTCTCGCCGCACCCCTGCACAACTCGCCGAGATGCACTCGGTGGCCGCCCGTTGGTACGTCGACAACGATCAGCCGCTCACCGCATTGACCCACCTGACCGCGGGCGGCGAATGGGCCACCGCGGGCGACCTTATGGTGCGCCATGTGGCCTCGTGGACGGTCTGCCGCTCGCCCATCGACTTCGCGGCCCTCCTGGAGCCGATTCCACGGGAGGCCCTACTGATCGAGCCGGGGCTGGCGGCCGGTGTGGCGGCCGCCCGCACGATGAGCGGAGTGGCCGACGGAGTCGACGAACTGGTCGAGGCGGCGAAGGCCGGCATCCCACGTACCGTCGGGGCTTACCGGCGCCGCCTCAAGCTCCTGCTGGACCTGGTCGAGCTGGGGCGCCGGCGGTGGGCCGGTGACCTGCAATCGGTACTCGACGCATCGCTGGAGATCCCGTATAGCCCCGCCGAACTCGCCGAACTCGGATTCACCGATTGGGCGTCGATGCGCAATCTGCTGATCGCCAATGAGGGCCTGTGCCGACTCTGGCTCGGCGAACACGATGCCGCCGATGCGACGCTGCGTTCCGCTGTATCGGACGATCTCGGACGGCCGATCGTGCTGCCCATTCTCAACGCCCGCGCCCATCTCGCGCTGCTGCAGTGGTCGCGGGGCGAATTGACCTCTGCCAAGGAACTCGCTGAGGACGTCACCGACCAGGGTGGAGCCGCCGGCCTCACTCACTCGGCGCAACTGGCCGCCGCCTACACCGCCTTGGCCGGTGTCGCCTTTGATCGAGACTTCCACGACGAGGCCGACCGCTGGCTGGACCTGGCCTCGTCAGCGGTTGCCGAACCACACCTGAGCTTCGCGGTCGCGGTTCTGCGGGCCCGGCTGGAGTGGGTCCGGGGCGACCTCGCCGGTGTCCGTTCCACCCTCGAGGGTGCCCTCGCCGCGATCCGACGCATCTCCACGCCGCCGCCGCAGATCGCCGGCGCCGAAGCGTACTACACCGCGCTGGTGGCCACCGGTGTGCACACCCCGCGCAGCCACCGGCCCGTTCGCGAGCGCAGCCGCGAACAGATCCCCGCCGCACCACTCGGCTCACTCCGGCACCGGGTCGACCAACTCCTCACCGCCGTTGATCAGACGCCGGCACCGGACGCCGCCCTGCCTGTGCTGGAGGAGGCACTGGTCCTCGCCGCCGACGATGAGTTGCGGCGCCCGTTCTTGGACCGGGCGACCCGCCTGCGCACTTTGCTCACGCAACGAATCGCCGTCGGCACCCAGGCCGCAGAATTCGCGCACGACTTGCTCGCGCGCACCGCCGGCCACGCAGCGGCCACGACCGACCCCGCGCGCGGGCTGTTCGTCCCGTTGAGCGAGCGCGAACTGAACGTCCTGCAGTATCTGGTGGGCACGATGA
- a CDS encoding aspartate kinase: MALVVQKYGGSSVSDAERIRRVAERIVETKRQGNDVVVVASAMGDTTDELLDLAEQVNPNPPQREMDMLLTSGERISNALLAMAIEALGESAQSFTGSQAGVITTSSHGKAKIIDVTPGRVRSALDDGRIVLVAGFQGVAQDTKDVTTLGRGGSDTTAVALAAALEADVCEIYTDVDGIYTADPRIVPDARHLEKVSFEEMLEMAACGAKVLMLRCVEYARRYNVPVHVRSSYSTKPGTLVSGSMEDIPVEEAILTGVAHDRSEAQVTVFGIPDEPGYAGKVFRAVADAEINIDMVLQNISTVETGKTDITFTLPKELGPVAIEKLSALQSEIGFSEIALDENVGKVSLVGAGMKSHPGVTATFCEALSEAGINIELISTSEIRISVLCQEAQLDDAVRALHKAFDLGGDEEAVVYGGTGR; encoded by the coding sequence GTGGCACTGGTGGTCCAGAAGTACGGTGGCTCGTCGGTGTCGGACGCCGAACGGATCCGGCGCGTGGCCGAGCGCATCGTCGAGACCAAACGACAGGGCAACGACGTGGTCGTCGTCGCTTCGGCGATGGGTGACACCACCGACGAACTGCTCGATCTGGCCGAGCAGGTGAACCCGAATCCGCCGCAACGCGAGATGGACATGCTGCTGACGTCCGGCGAGCGCATCTCCAACGCGCTGCTGGCCATGGCGATCGAGGCGCTCGGCGAGAGCGCGCAGAGCTTCACCGGCTCGCAGGCCGGAGTCATCACCACGTCGAGTCACGGCAAGGCCAAGATCATCGACGTGACCCCCGGCCGGGTCCGCAGTGCGCTCGACGACGGCAGGATCGTGCTCGTCGCGGGCTTCCAGGGCGTCGCCCAGGACACCAAGGACGTCACGACCCTCGGCCGCGGCGGGTCGGACACCACCGCGGTGGCGCTCGCCGCCGCGCTGGAGGCCGATGTCTGCGAGATCTACACCGACGTCGACGGCATCTACACCGCCGACCCGCGGATCGTGCCCGACGCCCGGCACCTCGAGAAGGTCTCCTTCGAGGAGATGCTCGAGATGGCCGCGTGCGGCGCCAAGGTCCTCATGCTCCGGTGCGTGGAATACGCGCGCCGCTACAACGTTCCCGTTCACGTGCGCTCGTCGTACTCGACCAAGCCCGGCACCCTGGTGTCCGGTTCGATGGAGGACATCCCCGTGGAAGAAGCGATCCTCACCGGTGTGGCTCACGACCGCAGCGAGGCTCAGGTGACCGTCTTCGGCATTCCGGACGAGCCCGGCTACGCCGGCAAGGTGTTCCGGGCCGTCGCCGACGCCGAGATCAACATCGACATGGTGCTGCAGAACATCTCCACCGTCGAGACCGGCAAGACCGACATCACCTTCACGCTGCCGAAGGAACTCGGACCGGTCGCCATCGAGAAGCTGTCGGCGCTGCAGAGCGAGATCGGTTTCTCCGAGATCGCGCTCGACGAGAACGTCGGCAAGGTGTCGCTGGTCGGTGCGGGCATGAAGAGCCACCCGGGCGTCACCGCCACCTTCTGCGAGGCGCTCAGCGAGGCCGGCATCAACATCGAACTGATCTCCACCTCCGAGATCCGGATTTCCGTGCTGTGCCAGGAGGCCCAGCTCGACGACGCCGTGCGCGCGCTGCACAAGGCGTTCGATCTCGGTGGCGACGAGGAAGCCGTCGTGTACGGCGGAACGGGGCGCTAG
- a CDS encoding aspartate-semialdehyde dehydrogenase: MVNIGVVGATGQVGGVMRALLEQRNFPADQVRFFASPRSAGKTLPFRGEEIVVEDATTADPSGLDIALFSAGGTMSKVQAPRFAAAGVTVIDNSSAWRKDDDVPLIVAEVNGELAKNPPKGIIANPNCTTMAAMPVLKPLHDAKGLRRLIVSSYQAVSGSGLAGVRELKGQVEAGVAGDLGQLVYDGGSVGLGEPGVYVKPIAFNVLPLAGSIVDDGSGETDEDQKLRNESRKILGIPELLVSGTCVRVPVFTGHSLSINAEFDEAITPDEARAILAEAAGVKVVDVPTPLDAAGGDVSLVGRIRQDPGAPDGRGLALFVSGDNLRKGAALNTIQIAELLV; encoded by the coding sequence ATGGTCAACATCGGAGTCGTCGGCGCCACCGGTCAGGTCGGCGGCGTCATGCGCGCCCTGCTGGAGCAGCGGAACTTCCCCGCCGACCAGGTCCGGTTCTTCGCCTCCCCGCGGTCGGCGGGCAAGACGCTGCCCTTCCGCGGCGAGGAGATCGTCGTCGAGGACGCGACCACCGCCGATCCCAGCGGCCTGGACATCGCGCTGTTCTCGGCCGGCGGCACCATGTCGAAGGTGCAGGCCCCGCGCTTCGCCGCGGCCGGCGTCACCGTGATCGACAACTCCTCGGCGTGGCGCAAGGACGACGACGTCCCGCTGATCGTCGCCGAGGTCAACGGCGAACTCGCGAAGAACCCGCCGAAGGGCATCATCGCGAACCCGAACTGCACCACGATGGCCGCGATGCCGGTCCTCAAGCCGCTGCACGACGCCAAGGGGCTGCGCCGGCTGATCGTGTCGAGTTACCAGGCGGTCTCCGGCAGCGGTCTGGCCGGAGTGCGGGAACTGAAGGGACAGGTCGAGGCGGGCGTCGCCGGTGACCTCGGACAGCTCGTCTACGACGGCGGTTCGGTCGGCCTCGGCGAGCCCGGTGTCTACGTGAAGCCGATCGCGTTCAACGTGCTCCCGCTGGCCGGGTCGATCGTCGACGACGGCTCCGGGGAGACCGACGAGGACCAGAAGCTCCGCAACGAGTCGCGCAAGATCCTCGGTATCCCCGAGCTGCTGGTCAGCGGCACCTGCGTGCGCGTCCCGGTGTTCACCGGTCACTCGCTCTCGATCAACGCCGAGTTCGACGAGGCGATCACCCCCGACGAGGCGCGGGCGATCCTCGCCGAGGCCGCCGGGGTCAAGGTGGTCGACGTTCCCACGCCGCTCGACGCGGCCGGTGGCGACGTCTCCCTGGTCGGCCGGATCCGCCAGGATCCGGGTGCCCCGGACGGACGCGGGCTGGCCCTGTTCGTCTCGGGCGACAACCTCCGCAAGGGCGCCGCGCTGAACACCATCCAGATCGCCGAACTGCTCGTCTGA
- a CDS encoding organic hydroperoxide resistance protein: protein MTVNPVYRVWSTSTGGGRDGEVVSESGRIDLELRPPVEMGGSGDGSNPEELFSAGYAACFNGALHHVAKAAGVDLPAGTAVKITVGIGSDDADGGFGLVADIHTTIPGLDAAQAQELTEKAHAFCPYSKATRGNIAHTVTSSV, encoded by the coding sequence ATGACTGTGAATCCGGTGTACCGCGTGTGGTCGACCTCGACCGGTGGCGGACGCGACGGAGAGGTGGTCTCCGAGTCGGGGCGCATCGATCTGGAACTGCGACCGCCGGTGGAGATGGGCGGCAGCGGCGACGGCTCCAACCCCGAGGAACTGTTCTCGGCCGGCTACGCGGCCTGCTTCAACGGCGCGCTGCACCACGTCGCGAAGGCGGCGGGTGTGGATCTGCCTGCGGGGACCGCCGTCAAGATCACCGTGGGCATCGGGTCCGACGACGCCGACGGCGGCTTCGGTCTGGTCGCCGACATCCACACCACGATCCCCGGGCTCGACGCGGCGCAGGCGCAGGAACTCACCGAGAAGGCGCACGCCTTCTGCCCCTACTCCAAGGCCACCCGCGGCAACATCGCGCACACGGTCACGTCGAGCGTCTGA
- a CDS encoding DUF2252 domain-containing protein: MTSNAAPIGAEELAAGPDLASRRDPVDILAAQDATRIRALVPVRHERMGATPFTFYRGAAAVMAADLAATPDTGIYTQLCGDAHLSNFGLFLSPARRMVFDLNDFDETHRGPFEWDVKRLAASMVVAAQSNGATDKQAKRAARRAARAYRRTMAASSNKSAMACWYDHVDADEVIRDLGDQLDTASSDRMRRLLKKSRHRNSEQALSKLCVQDDTGVHIKSDPPLLVPASEIFVDTDAENLSAMFVNRFDAYRKTLPGYLERLLDQYAFVEAARKVVGVGSVGTRCWIALFAGRENQDPLFLQMKEAQESVLAPYTPGVQFRNQGHRVVFGQQLMQASSDILLGWLSAPVFQDGADGSGRAGAGISDFYVRQLRDGKGSVVIEEMPIERLTMYGELCGAVLAQAHARTSARGDIARYLDGLGKDFDKAIGKWSLAYSAINVADHTRMVESAGVNSATAGDPS, from the coding sequence ATGACAAGCAACGCTGCGCCGATCGGTGCCGAGGAACTGGCGGCCGGGCCCGATCTCGCGAGCAGACGCGACCCGGTCGACATCCTGGCCGCGCAGGACGCGACCCGGATCAGGGCACTGGTCCCGGTCCGGCACGAGCGGATGGGTGCCACCCCGTTCACCTTCTACCGGGGCGCGGCGGCGGTGATGGCCGCCGATCTCGCCGCGACACCGGACACCGGCATCTACACGCAGCTGTGCGGCGACGCGCATCTGAGCAACTTCGGGCTGTTCCTGTCGCCGGCCCGGCGCATGGTCTTCGACCTCAACGACTTCGACGAGACGCATCGCGGCCCCTTCGAATGGGACGTGAAGCGACTGGCGGCGTCGATGGTGGTCGCCGCGCAGTCGAACGGCGCCACCGACAAGCAGGCGAAGCGTGCGGCGCGTCGTGCCGCCCGCGCGTACCGCCGCACGATGGCCGCGTCGTCGAACAAGAGCGCCATGGCGTGCTGGTACGACCACGTCGACGCCGACGAGGTGATCCGTGATCTGGGCGACCAGCTGGACACCGCGAGCAGCGACCGGATGCGGCGCCTGCTGAAGAAGTCCCGGCATCGCAACAGCGAGCAGGCGCTGTCGAAGCTGTGCGTGCAGGACGACACCGGTGTGCACATCAAGAGCGATCCGCCGCTGCTGGTCCCGGCGAGTGAGATCTTCGTCGATACCGATGCGGAGAATCTGAGCGCGATGTTCGTGAATCGGTTCGACGCCTACCGGAAGACCCTGCCGGGATACCTGGAGCGGCTCCTGGACCAGTACGCCTTCGTCGAGGCGGCGCGCAAGGTGGTCGGCGTCGGCAGTGTCGGTACCCGCTGCTGGATCGCGCTCTTCGCCGGCCGGGAGAACCAGGATCCGCTGTTCCTGCAGATGAAGGAAGCGCAGGAGTCGGTGCTCGCCCCGTACACGCCGGGCGTGCAGTTCCGGAATCAGGGGCACCGCGTCGTCTTCGGGCAGCAGCTGATGCAGGCGTCCAGTGACATCCTGCTCGGATGGCTCTCCGCACCCGTCTTCCAGGACGGGGCGGACGGTTCGGGGAGGGCCGGGGCCGGGATCTCCGACTTCTACGTTCGGCAGCTCCGCGACGGCAAGGGCTCGGTGGTGATCGAGGAGATGCCGATCGAGCGGCTGACCATGTACGGCGAGCTGTGCGGGGCGGTGCTGGCGCAGGCGCACGCCCGCACGTCGGCGCGTGGCGACATCGCCCGCTACCTCGACGGTCTGGGTAAGGACTTCGACAAGGCGATCGGCAAGTGGTCGCTCGCGTATTCGGCGATCAATGTCGCCGACCACACGCGGATGGTCGAGAGCGCCGGTGTGAACAGTGCAACGGCCGGAGACCCGAGCTGA
- a CDS encoding TrkA C-terminal domain-containing protein, with protein MHWFVDSPLLAIFFCVGVGCVVGKIPFGPVSFGPAGALFVALALSAIDPDVAVPPLVTALSLCVFCYMVGVSAGPAFVSAIRRGWRQVLVSIVAIIGMAAVALGVGKAFGFDIGMIAGAFSGSGTATAALGAVQEQLTGADGETPASPAIGYAVAYPIAVFATILACTYLIRRGQRKPTGADLETISPIVVRTLELVGDPGLTVQQFNDRYDAVISRLTRDSVTVVAHDAEPLAAGDLITVTAREDEAERIVSELGRPATVEPWLDRSAIDFRRVTLSTRALVGRPLHELRMEERYDAVVSRVRRGDVDIIATPDLILQSGDRLRVTAPRDRLAEIAADLGDSDRAAGDINPIGLGLGLTIGLALGFLSIPLPGGGAFVLGAATAPLIVGVVLGAVGRTGPIVWTLPGGVSNTLNQFSLLVFLAAVGLGAGGGLVTALKSDAVGLITLGIAIAAAHTLICVIGLRTVLRDGTASALGGLTGSQLNPAPYAYAMGKLGDQRIAVSYAVLFPVAMLAKVLIAQLMVVYF; from the coding sequence ATGCACTGGTTCGTCGACAGTCCGCTGCTTGCGATCTTCTTCTGTGTCGGCGTGGGGTGCGTCGTCGGGAAGATCCCGTTCGGTCCGGTCTCCTTCGGTCCCGCGGGAGCGCTCTTCGTGGCGCTGGCGCTGTCGGCGATCGACCCCGACGTCGCCGTGCCGCCCCTGGTCACCGCGCTGTCGCTGTGCGTGTTCTGCTACATGGTCGGCGTCTCGGCGGGACCGGCATTCGTGTCCGCCATCCGCCGCGGCTGGCGCCAGGTCCTGGTGTCGATCGTCGCGATCATCGGGATGGCGGCGGTCGCACTCGGCGTCGGTAAGGCCTTCGGTTTCGACATCGGCATGATCGCCGGCGCCTTCTCCGGATCCGGTACCGCGACCGCGGCGCTGGGCGCGGTGCAGGAACAGCTCACCGGTGCCGACGGTGAGACTCCGGCGTCGCCCGCGATCGGCTACGCGGTCGCCTATCCGATCGCGGTGTTCGCGACCATCCTGGCCTGCACCTATCTGATCCGGCGGGGTCAGCGGAAGCCGACCGGTGCGGATCTGGAGACGATCAGCCCGATCGTCGTGCGCACGCTCGAACTGGTCGGGGACCCCGGGCTCACCGTGCAGCAGTTCAACGACCGGTACGACGCGGTGATCTCGCGTCTCACCCGAGACTCGGTCACCGTCGTCGCGCACGACGCCGAGCCGCTCGCCGCAGGCGACCTGATCACCGTCACGGCGCGCGAGGACGAGGCCGAACGGATCGTGAGCGAGCTGGGCCGGCCCGCCACGGTGGAACCCTGGCTCGACCGGTCGGCGATCGACTTCCGGCGCGTCACCCTCTCCACCCGCGCGCTGGTCGGCCGTCCGCTGCACGAGTTACGGATGGAAGAGCGGTACGACGCCGTGGTCAGTCGTGTGCGGCGTGGCGACGTCGACATCATCGCCACTCCGGACCTGATCCTGCAGAGCGGAGACCGGCTGCGGGTGACCGCGCCGCGCGACCGGCTCGCCGAGATCGCCGCCGACCTCGGCGACTCCGATCGGGCCGCGGGGGACATCAATCCGATCGGTCTCGGCCTCGGGCTGACCATCGGCCTCGCACTCGGCTTCCTGTCCATCCCGCTGCCCGGCGGCGGCGCGTTCGTGCTGGGTGCGGCGACCGCACCGCTCATCGTCGGCGTCGTGCTGGGGGCCGTCGGCCGCACCGGGCCGATCGTGTGGACGCTGCCCGGCGGCGTGTCGAACACGCTCAACCAGTTCTCGTTGCTGGTCTTCCTGGCCGCGGTCGGGCTCGGCGCGGGCGGGGGCCTGGTGACCGCGCTCAAGAGCGACGCGGTCGGGCTCATCACCCTCGGCATCGCCATCGCCGCCGCCCACACGCTGATCTGCGTGATCGGTCTCCGCACGGTGCTTCGTGACGGCACCGCGAGCGCCCTGGGCGGCCTCACCGGGTCGCAATTGAATCCGGCGCCGTACGCCTACGCCATGGGTAAGCTCGGCGACCAGCGGATCGCCGTCAGCTACGCGGTCCTCTTCCCGGTCGCCATGCTCGCCAAGGTGCTGATCGCGCAGCTGATGGTCGTGTACTTCTGA
- a CDS encoding metallophosphoesterase has product MVSVPRVPARDASELLSSPAARLAAGAAGAAAAGLLYSTMIERNAFALRQATLPVLEPGSPSLRVLHLSDIHMMPRQYLKQSWISELANLEPDLVVNTGDNLAHPAAVPAVVQALGELLTRPGLFVFGSNDYFGPKPKNPFKYFRKDHKRTHGEPLPWQDLRAAFSERGWLDATHAIRELEVGGVRVAAAGVDDPHIGRDRYETVAGRPNPLAQLRLGLTHSPEPRVLDAFAADGYDLVLAGHTHGGQLCLPGYGALVTNCHLDRSRVKGVSHWGSTMMLHVSAGLGTSPYAPARFCCRPEATLLTLTASSNGGGDDEIVDQSLPQLAGTLH; this is encoded by the coding sequence ATGGTTTCTGTCCCCCGTGTGCCGGCTCGCGACGCTTCCGAACTGCTCTCCTCCCCCGCCGCGCGGCTCGCTGCCGGTGCCGCGGGTGCCGCGGCGGCGGGTCTGCTGTACTCGACGATGATCGAGCGGAACGCCTTCGCGCTGCGCCAGGCGACGCTGCCGGTCCTGGAGCCCGGGTCGCCGTCGCTGCGCGTGCTCCATCTGAGCGACATCCACATGATGCCGCGCCAGTACCTGAAGCAGTCGTGGATCTCCGAGCTCGCGAATCTGGAGCCGGACCTGGTGGTCAACACCGGCGACAACCTGGCGCATCCGGCGGCCGTCCCGGCCGTCGTGCAGGCACTCGGTGAGTTGCTGACGCGGCCCGGACTGTTCGTGTTCGGTTCCAACGACTACTTCGGCCCGAAGCCGAAGAATCCGTTCAAGTACTTCCGCAAGGACCACAAGCGCACGCACGGTGAGCCGCTGCCCTGGCAGGACTTGCGGGCCGCGTTCAGCGAGCGCGGCTGGCTCGACGCGACCCACGCGATCCGCGAACTGGAGGTGGGCGGCGTGCGGGTCGCGGCCGCTGGTGTCGACGACCCGCACATCGGCCGGGATCGCTACGAGACGGTGGCCGGGCGGCCGAATCCGCTCGCGCAGCTGCGGCTGGGGCTGACGCACTCCCCCGAGCCGCGGGTGCTCGACGCGTTCGCGGCGGACGGGTACGACCTGGTGCTGGCCGGCCACACCCACGGCGGCCAGCTCTGCCTGCCCGGCTACGGCGCGCTGGTGACCAACTGCCACCTGGATCGTTCCCGCGTCAAGGGGGTGTCGCACTGGGGATCGACGATGATGCTGCACGTGAGCGCGGGCCTCGGCACCTCGCCGTACGCGCCCGCCCGGTTCTGCTGCCGCCCCGAGGCCACCCTGCTCACCCTGACCGCGTCGTCGAACGGCGGAGGGGACGACGAGATCGTCGACCAGTCGCTGCCCCAGCTGGCCGGCACGCTGCACTGA